In the bacterium genome, one interval contains:
- the hpt gene encoding hypoxanthine phosphoribosyltransferase, which translates to MQFDDAALALRDPLIDKILIASGDIQKRIQQLGTEISRDYVDRQPVLVCILKGAFVFLADLTRHISIHHEMDFMAISSYHGGTESTGVVKIEKDLKSNITDRDVLIVEDIVDTGLTLNHLLELLETRSPRSIRVCSLLDKVSRRIVHVPIDYRGFEIPDEFVIGYGLDYDEKYRNLPFIGVLKP; encoded by the coding sequence ATGCAGTTCGACGACGCGGCCCTGGCCCTGCGCGATCCCCTGATCGACAAGATCCTGATCGCTTCCGGCGACATCCAGAAGCGCATCCAGCAGCTGGGCACCGAGATCAGCCGCGACTACGTGGACCGCCAGCCCGTCCTGGTCTGCATCCTCAAGGGCGCCTTCGTGTTCCTGGCCGACCTGACCCGGCACATCTCGATCCATCACGAAATGGACTTCATGGCCATCAGCAGCTACCACGGCGGCACCGAGAGCACCGGCGTGGTCAAGATCGAGAAGGACCTCAAATCCAACATCACCGACCGCGACGTCCTGATCGTCGAGGACATCGTCGATACGGGACTGACGCTGAACCATCTGCTCGAGCTGCTCGAGACCCGCAGTCCGCGCAGCATTCGCGTCTGCTCCCTGCTGGACAAGGTGTCGCGCCGGATCGTGCACGTGCCCATCGACTACCGGGGGTTCGAGATCCCGGACGAGTTCGTCATCGGCTACGGTCTCGACTACGACGAAAAGTACCGCAATCTGCCCTTCATCGGCGTGCTCAAGCCGTAG